One stretch of Pseudovibrio brasiliensis DNA includes these proteins:
- the hmgA gene encoding homogentisate 1,2-dioxygenase: MEKPTDQNPESTHDSRYGTTPGYMAGFGNDFESEALKGALPQGRNSPQRVEYGLYAEQLSGSPFTAPHRTLERSWLYRIRPSVKHLDRLQKISHPYWKTAPHKIPDVVSLGQYRWDPVPFPEGQKLTFIDGIRTMTTAGDVGVQVGMAAHVYLANADMEDEYFYNADAELLVVPQTGRLKIATEFGIIDLEPLEICILPRGMVFKVSLPDGKARGFICENYGAKFTLPNRGPIGANCLANPRDFKTPVAQFEDIERPCHVTIKWCGEFHQTTIDHSPLDVVAWHGNYAPYKYDLRHFSPVGAISFDHPDPSIFTVLTAPTSEEGTANIDFVIFPPRWLPQEDTFRPPWYHKNIMSELMGNIYGQYDAKPHGFVPGGISLHNCMLPHGPDQEAFEKASHSSWDPVKLKDTMSFMFETRFPQQLTEFAGKEAPLQVDYVDCWSGLERKFDGTPGLK; the protein is encoded by the coding sequence ATGGAAAAACCAACTGATCAAAACCCAGAGAGCACCCATGACAGCCGCTATGGAACCACACCGGGATATATGGCCGGGTTTGGCAATGATTTTGAGAGCGAGGCCCTAAAGGGGGCCCTGCCACAAGGACGGAACTCACCGCAACGAGTTGAATACGGCCTCTATGCTGAACAGCTCTCCGGCTCTCCTTTCACCGCTCCCCACAGAACACTGGAACGCTCCTGGCTCTATCGCATCAGACCCTCCGTTAAGCACCTGGACCGCTTGCAGAAAATCTCGCATCCCTACTGGAAAACCGCTCCCCACAAGATCCCTGATGTTGTTTCACTTGGCCAGTATCGCTGGGACCCGGTTCCGTTTCCTGAAGGTCAAAAGCTCACGTTCATCGATGGTATCCGCACCATGACCACAGCCGGCGACGTCGGCGTACAAGTGGGCATGGCGGCGCATGTATATCTGGCCAACGCCGATATGGAGGACGAGTACTTTTATAATGCCGATGCGGAGTTGCTGGTGGTGCCACAAACTGGCCGCCTGAAGATCGCAACCGAGTTCGGCATAATCGATCTGGAACCGCTAGAAATCTGCATATTGCCGCGTGGCATGGTGTTTAAAGTCAGCCTGCCCGACGGCAAGGCCAGAGGCTTCATCTGCGAGAATTACGGCGCTAAGTTCACGCTGCCCAACCGCGGCCCAATTGGCGCTAACTGCCTTGCAAATCCAAGGGATTTCAAAACGCCAGTAGCGCAGTTTGAAGACATCGAACGCCCATGTCACGTGACAATCAAATGGTGCGGAGAATTTCACCAGACGACCATCGACCACTCACCGCTGGACGTTGTGGCATGGCACGGCAACTACGCCCCTTATAAATACGACCTGCGCCACTTTTCTCCCGTGGGCGCAATCAGCTTCGACCACCCAGACCCTTCAATCTTCACCGTGCTCACAGCTCCAACCTCAGAGGAAGGCACGGCCAATATTGACTTCGTGATCTTCCCACCCCGCTGGCTGCCGCAGGAAGATACCTTCCGGCCACCTTGGTACCATAAGAACATCATGTCTGAACTGATGGGCAATATTTATGGGCAGTATGATGCCAAACCACATGGCTTCGTCCCCGGTGGCATCAGTCTTCACAACTGCATGCTACCCCATGGCCCAGATCAGGAAGCTTTTGAAAAAGCCTCGCACAGCAGCTGGGATCCGGTGAAGCTGAAAGACACCATGAGCTTCATGTTCGAAACCCGTTTTCCGCAACAACTGACTGAGTTTGCGGGAAAAGAAGCCCCTCTTCAGGTCGATTATGTGGACTGCTGGTCTGGCCTGGAGCGCAAATTTGATGGCACTCCCGGCTTGAAATAA